ATGCGCCCACGGCATTTGGGCCAGTGTCTGTAAAACTAGAATCGAAGCTCAGCCAGGGCGAAGTGCTCGCGGAGTTAGAATTGCCTCAACGTCAGACGCCGAAACAAACGTTGTTGCGCATCCGTGTGCCGGATGGCTGGGAGGTCGTTTCCGGAAAAGCTGGCAAAGACCAATTGAGAGTGGACAACAACGGGACGGTGGATATTTCTTCGTTGAAGGGGAATGTCAGCATGCGGTTTCAAGTGAAGAAGCTGTTGAGGTAGGATGCGAATATCCTTCGATATCGATGATACGCTGGTGTGCCATCATCCGGGAGCAGCATGCGGAGTTCCAAGGTTTCAATTATCCGTTTGCATATGGAGTACATATCAGGCTCTGGCTCCTGGCACATGGATTCGGGTGCAAGAGGTGATCAGTCAGGATATTCATGGTCACACTCTCCAACGTCAGCGATGGAATATTTACCATCTAAATTTCCACCGGCATTTGGGATTAATTTGCGCATCGCTGACTCGCAAGAAGTGGCCATGGAGGGCCAATGGCTGAGTTCTGAGTGCTGCTGATAACTTCGTCAGGTTATCTTTCCTATAATGCAGCTTGTTTGTAGCTCCATTTCGAGCTATCATCCCGGCGTGAAATCCAGTTTCTCTTCTCACTGGTTCCGTGCGTTGCTCACGGTATGGTTGGTATTTTTTTGTTTCAACATTCAAGCCGAATCAAAACGCATTCGATTGCGCAATGAAATCATCACGACCGACGGCATAAACAAAACTTCACAGTCGCAGCAGATGCGTTTGAACGAAGGCTCAGTGGATGGACTGTATTTGATGCAATTTGAAGGCCCTGTTCAAGAGGAGTGGAAGCAACAACTGGCGGGAATGAACGTTCAACTGGTGCGATACGTTCCTGACGATTCATTCATCGTCAAATTAAACAGTGTTCGTTTAAGCCAATTGCAGGCACTCAGCTATGTCAGGTGGGTGGGACCTTATAAACCAGAATACAAGGTTCATCCTAAACTGACGACCGCAACTCAAAGCGCACTGAAAACTAATGGCACGACCGTGGTGAGCATTTTGATTTCTCCGACGGCAACGGAAAAGGAGCTCGGGGAAGCCCGCGGATTGATGTCGGCGATTCATCACGAAAGTCATCTGCGTCAGGGCACAGTTTTACGCGGAGTGCTCCCCCCTGCCCGACTGAATGCGTTGGCAAAATCTGATGCCGTGCTATGGATCGAGCAGGCGTCGAAGCGCAAACTGGTGGATGAAACTGCTTCGAAGATTGTGGGTGGCGATGATGGTGTTACAGGAACTCCCACCATTACCCAACAACTTGGTTTTACCGGCACCAATGTGACCGTGGCCATTGCGGACACGGGACTCGACAGCGGTAATACCAACACGATGCATCCTGACTTATTAGGACGCGTCAGAGCATTGCTCTATTACGGGAACCTGACCGATGCCTCGGATGAACACAGCCATGGAACACACGTGGCAGGTATCGTGGCCGGCAATGCCGCCACGGGTGAAGTGGATGCCAGCGGCGCATTGTATGGGCTTGGTGTGGCGTCACAGGCGAACCTCGTCATTCAACGTATTTTCGATGGTGATGGCAACGAAGTGGATCCACCTCCCAGCGACGAAACTATCACGCGTGATGCCGTGCGCGCTGGCGCGAAAATCGGCTCGAATAGTTGGGGCACCGATGTCCAGGGCGGATACGATATTGATGCTGCTGCTTTCGATGAATTGGTGCGGGATGCGGATTCGGTCACGCCTGGGGATCAGCCTTATATTTTGGAATTCTCGGCTGGCAATGCCGGACCTGATGCGCAGACAATGGACAGCCCGGCAACAGCCAAAAACGTATTGGCGACTGGAGCTTCCGAGAACGGCGGACAAATGGACTTCGGACTTTACGACGACAGTCCGGATACAATGGCAGATTTTTCCAGCCGTGGCCCGTGCGAAGACGGCCGCATCAAACCCGATGTTGTTGCGCCGGGAACCTTCATCGCTTCACTGCAATCTTCGGCGGCCTCTTCTCAGTTCGCCTGGCTGCCCATCGATAATTTCTACATGTACATGGGAGGGACGAGTCAGGCTGGTCCGCACGCCTCCGGCGCGGCTGCGGTGTTCGTGCAATATTACAAAAGCCTTCATACCAATGCCGTTCCATCTCCCGCACTCGTAAAAGCGGCGTTAATCAATTCCGCGGTCGAGCTGGACAATTCAAATGGCGGGCCCGGACCAATCCCTAACCATGACGAAAGCTGGGGACGGCTGGCATTGACCAATCTATCGGCTCAGCCCGCAGCTACGAATATGTGGATCAGAGTGTGTTGCTGACCACGGGTCAAATTTATGAGCATCACACTTTTGTTCAAAGTTCGGACCAGCCTTTGAAAATCACCATGGCCTACACCGATGTGCCGGGCTTTCCGGGAGCGATTCCGGCGTTGGTGAACGATCTGGATCTTGAGGTGGTGGGACCGGATGGAACAATTTATCGCGGCAACCAGTTCGATGCAGGAGAATCTGATCCGGATGCCTCTGATTCCGACCAAATAAACAACGTGGAGGCAGTCCATCTGGCTGAACCCATACCCGGAGATTATCTCGTGCGGGTTCGGGCGCGCAATGTGGTGCAGGATTCCCGATTGGATACCCAGGCCATCGACCAGGATTTTGCGCTCGTTATTTCCGGAGATTTTCCTCAGGCACGTGGAGGGATTGTACTGCTTGATCGTAGCGAATATACCTCGCCGGGTGTAATCAAGCTGGTGGTGCTCGATGCCGCCAAGGCCGCGAGCAATACCGTAAGTGTCCTGCTTATGAGTACCACCGAATCCGCCGGTGAGAACTATTTATTGCATCCTTCGGGAAATTACGGCGCGTTCACCGGTTCTGTGGTGACCGTGGTTGGCAATGCCGCCGTGGATGCCAAACTGGAAATTCACAACGGAGACGTCATACAAGCTCAGTACGTTGACGCGGGAGGAAGCAACCACATCGACACGGCGGTGGCACGACTTGGTCCACCAGTGCTCAGTGGTGTGATTGCCTCGGTCGATCTGGGAGTAATGACCATTACCTGGCAAACGGACGAACCTGCCAACTCCATCGTCCGCTACAGCACGAATTTTACCTTCAACCTGTCCGTGACCAATTCCACGCTCACAACCAATCATGTGGTGAAACTGACCAATCTCATTCCTGGCGCGACATATCATTTTCTCGTGAGTTCTTCCGATGAAGCCGGAAATTCCGCCACCAATAACAATGCAGGAGCCTATTTCAGTTTCGTTGCGGTGCAGACGCCAACTGTGTTGCTGGTCGATGCCTATGAACCTGACGACAGCTCCCCAGTCATCGATGATGGCGCTTATACGAATGCGCTGGCAGCCACAGGCCTGGGGTATAGCTTTTGGAAGGTAACCGAACGCGGTTCACCACAACTTGCGGACTTGAAACCTTTCCAGGCCGTCATCTGGCGCATTACCGATGGCATTTATTATGATGGAACCAACAATACCCTCAGCGCAGGACAGCAAACGATGATCCAGAATTATCTGAATGGCGGCGGCTCTTTCATGATGTCTTCGATGGGAATTCTCAGCTTGTTGGGAGATGTACCATTTCGCAGGAATGTGTTCCAGGTGCGCGGATTCAAGCTGAATGACAATCCTTATTTCCCCTGCACAGAATGCGATGAACAATTTGGCGTGCCGGCGATTCAAGGGGCGGATGGCGATCCGACCACGACTGGCATCAATGTAACACTTGATTACAACAATTATGCCAACATCGATCTGGGGGACGGCACAGTTCTGGGACCCGACTTCTCGGATACTTTCACTCCTGGCACCAACGCCGCACCGATTCTCTATGAACCGGCATCCGGCAAAGTTTGCGGGATACGGTTTCCGAAAACAGGAGTCGACAGCCGTGGTCGGGTGGTGTTTCTCTCGTTCCCGCTTGATACCGTGCCCGCGAATGGAGCCACGCCGAACAACGAAGTTATTTTGTTACGAAACATATTGAACTTCCTCGTTCCGGGAGCCAACGGCGTGGGCAGAATTGCACTCGACTCCAGCGCTTATACGGTGCCAGGCCGGGTCACCGTCGAGGTAGGTGATTCCGATTTGGCAGGATTGGGCCAAACGCAGGTCACCTTCTCCACCTCAGCAACAAACCATGTGAACATAACATTGAGTGAGACACCGCACGCTGGACTCTTTCGGGGCTTCCTCACTCTCGTTGGCACCAATGCACCAGGAACAAATCAATTACGTGTTAAAAATGGCGATGTGCTCACGGCAAATTATTTGGATGTTTCGGCAGGCAGCAATGCGATCGCGACTGCTACAATCGATACGGTTCCGCCGATTATTTCCAATGTCTCGACACTTACAGACTTTGCTGACGCGACAATAAGTTGGACCACCTCCAAACCAGCGGATTCGCTCGTGCAGTTTGGCGAATCGACGCTTCTGGGTCGAACGGCGTACTCTGGGGTGTTGAAGACGAACCACTCAGTCATGCTGACCGGCCTATCGGCGAACCGAGATTATTACTTTCAAGTGACCAGCCGTGATGACGCCGGAAACACGACCGTCGATGATAATCAGGATCATTTCTACACCTTTCACACCCTGAAGGCCATTCAACCACCCTGGATCGATAATCTGGACTCTGGTGCTCGAGGTTGGACGGTTGTTCCCGGCAGCGGAACGGACATTAATTGGACATTGGGAGTTCCAGCCAACGCCCTTCAGACGAATGCTTTTTCGCCGCCCAATGCCTGGGGAAGTGATCTTACATATACTCCCATCAGCCAGGCGGATACTTACCTTTATAGTCCAGTACTGGATCTCTCTGGTGCCAGCAAAGTAACGCTGACTTTTCAGGATAGTTATGATTTCACCTCGCAAGACATTCTGGAAATTGCCGAGTTTATGATCAGCACGAATAGTGCCACTGCGCCGGTTTCCCTCGTCGTGTTTAACAACGGGACTGCATCACCTGATTGGGAGGAGGAAGCCATTGATCTGACCCCTTATGCAGGTAAAACGGTCCAACTGGTATGGCATTATGCAGCCTTCTCGTTGTTCGGGAACAGCCCTGCATCGGGCTGGATGATTGACGATGTCTCCGTAAGTGTGCCGGACTTGAATTCAGCGGGTACGATTGTGGTATCGAAGGATATTGCCCAAGGGAGCTTTTCATTGACCGGGCCATTAAACCAATCTGGACAAGGACTTGTGACCGTCATCAGCAACGCACCACCCGGCCAATACGTGGTCCATTTCGGTGACGTTGCATTTTACCAAACTCCCCCCAATCAGACCAACACACTGGCACCATCCAGTTCCCTGCTCTTCCTGGGAGACTATACCTTTGCTGACACCAACCACAACGGGATCTCCGATGCGTGGGAACAATATTATTTTGGTTCTGCGTCCGCCAGCCGGACACAAGCCACCGATTCCGATAGCGATGGCATGTCGGACTTCGCAGAGTTCATCGCTGGTACGAACCCCACCAATGCGGCGTCCAGATTGAGCTTCCTATCAACAACAATCCAAACCAATGGATTGGTCAAACTTGAATGGGCAGCCATTCCTGGCCGGACTTATGAAGTCTTGAGCAGTACGAATCTTACAGTCTGGTCGCCAGTCACGGATTGGTTGCAGTCCTCGGGCAGTCCTATGTCATACACAACGACGAATGTGAGCCGTGGCCAACATTTGTACCGCGTGCAGGTGCGCCCATGATTGCTTGTTTAAAGAGTCTATTTGGGCTTTGGTAATGCCGTGTTAATTGCTTTTAACAAACCTTATGGTGTGCTTTCCCAGTTCACGCGGGACGGTTCGCCAAATCGCCCGCTTGC
The DNA window shown above is from Pedosphaera parvula Ellin514 and carries:
- a CDS encoding S8 family serine peptidase, with protein sequence MKSSFSSHWFRALLTVWLVFFCFNIQAESKRIRLRNEIITTDGINKTSQSQQMRLNEGSVDGLYLMQFEGPVQEEWKQQLAGMNVQLVRYVPDDSFIVKLNSVRLSQLQALSYVRWVGPYKPEYKVHPKLTTATQSALKTNGTTVVSILISPTATEKELGEARGLMSAIHHESHLRQGTVLRGVLPPARLNALAKSDAVLWIEQASKRKLVDETASKIVGGDDGVTGTPTITQQLGFTGTNVTVAIADTGLDSGNTNTMHPDLLGRVRALLYYGNLTDASDEHSHGTHVAGIVAGNAATGEVDASGALYGLGVASQANLVIQRIFDGDGNEVDPPPSDETITRDAVRAGAKIGSNSWGTDVQGGYDIDAAAFDELVRDADSVTPGDQPYILEFSAGNAGPDAQTMDSPATAKNVLATGASENGGQMDFGLYDDSPDTMADFSSRGPCEDGRIKPDVVAPGTFIASLQSSAASSQFAWLPIDNFYMYMGGTSQAGPHASGAAAVFVQYYKSLHTNAVPSPALVKAALINSAVELDNSNGGPGPIPNHDESWGRLALTNLSAQPAATNMWIRVCC
- a CDS encoding choice-of-anchor J domain-containing protein, whose amino-acid sequence is MDQSVLLTTGQIYEHHTFVQSSDQPLKITMAYTDVPGFPGAIPALVNDLDLEVVGPDGTIYRGNQFDAGESDPDASDSDQINNVEAVHLAEPIPGDYLVRVRARNVVQDSRLDTQAIDQDFALVISGDFPQARGGIVLLDRSEYTSPGVIKLVVLDAAKAASNTVSVLLMSTTESAGENYLLHPSGNYGAFTGSVVTVVGNAAVDAKLEIHNGDVIQAQYVDAGGSNHIDTAVARLGPPVLSGVIASVDLGVMTITWQTDEPANSIVRYSTNFTFNLSVTNSTLTTNHVVKLTNLIPGATYHFLVSSSDEAGNSATNNNAGAYFSFVAVQTPTVLLVDAYEPDDSSPVIDDGAYTNALAATGLGYSFWKVTERGSPQLADLKPFQAVIWRITDGIYYDGTNNTLSAGQQTMIQNYLNGGGSFMMSSMGILSLLGDVPFRRNVFQVRGFKLNDNPYFPCTECDEQFGVPAIQGADGDPTTTGINVTLDYNNYANIDLGDGTVLGPDFSDTFTPGTNAAPILYEPASGKVCGIRFPKTGVDSRGRVVFLSFPLDTVPANGATPNNEVILLRNILNFLVPGANGVGRIALDSSAYTVPGRVTVEVGDSDLAGLGQTQVTFSTSATNHVNITLSETPHAGLFRGFLTLVGTNAPGTNQLRVKNGDVLTANYLDVSAGSNAIATATIDTVPPIISNVSTLTDFADATISWTTSKPADSLVQFGESTLLGRTAYSGVLKTNHSVMLTGLSANRDYYFQVTSRDDAGNTTVDDNQDHFYTFHTLKAIQPPWIDNLDSGARGWTVVPGSGTDINWTLGVPANALQTNAFSPPNAWGSDLTYTPISQADTYLYSPVLDLSGASKVTLTFQDSYDFTSQDILEIAEFMISTNSATAPVSLVVFNNGTASPDWEEEAIDLTPYAGKTVQLVWHYAAFSLFGNSPASGWMIDDVSVSVPDLNSAGTIVVSKDIAQGSFSLTGPLNQSGQGLVTVISNAPPGQYVVHFGDVAFYQTPPNQTNTLAPSSSLLFLGDYTFADTNHNGISDAWEQYYFGSASASRTQATDSDSDGMSDFAEFIAGTNPTNAASRLSFLSTTIQTNGLVKLEWAAIPGRTYEVLSSTNLTVWSPVTDWLQSSGSPMSYTTTNVSRGQHLYRVQVRP